The following nucleotide sequence is from Cyanobium sp. AMD-g.
GAGCTTCGTTACGCCGCCAGAACCCGAATGCCGAAGGCCTGGTTCTGAACACGCGAATGGTGGATGCCATCATCCCTTCGATCGCCCACTGGGCTGACTGGAGCCTGACAAAGTACGGCTTCAGCGGCCAGCTTGGTAGACAACCAGACATCATTTATGTGAAGGCTGTTCCTGAATGTCTGGAACTGTTCCTGCGCCACTATCTTCCTCTGATTGAGGCCTCGAAACGTTTCGTCCTGATCACGGGGGATGCCGACACCACCGTGCCCCAACAGGTCGACAGGCGGTTCCCTGATTACCTCACCTCTGGACTTCACCTGCGTCTGCTGAAGCTCGTTGATGATCCGCGGCTACTGCATTGGTACGCTGAAAACCTTGACATTCCCTTGCACGGAGTAACGCCGATTCCCCTGGGCTGGATCAACAGCGATGGCCACCATCATTACCAGCAGACCCTCAGGGAGTTGGCGTCGATTGATCTCCGCAGCCGGCCCCTCAAGGCCTTCTGCGCCCATTACGTCCGTGAAGGCCCGCAGTGGGACATCAGGAAACAGGTCACAAGCCTGGCCCAAGGCCCCTGGAGTCACTTTGTCGACTATCGCGAGCAGATTCCCTACAACGACTTCTTCCCAACCCTCCAGACCTATCCCTTCGTTCTCTGCGTCGGCGGTGGTGGACTCGACCCATCACCGAAAGCCTTTACAGCCCTTCTGGCCGGCGCTATCCCGATCATCGAAAGAAATCCCACCACCGCCGCCTACACGGACCTGCCCGTGGCCTACGTCGACAGTTGGGACGCCGGGAGTCTTGATCCTGGCCGGCTGCAGGCCTGGCTGGATCAATTGCATCCCGATTTCGAGGATCCAGCCAGACGTCGCAGCGTGCTCGAGAGAATGTCCATGGCCAGTTGGCTGCGCCGGATCCGCGCCCATCAGCCAGCCGCTTGAGCGAGCAGCCCTGGGTCGAGCCAGTGCCGCAGCAGCGGCAGGCTGAGCCCGATCACATTGCTGAAGCAACCCTCGAGCCGTTCCACCACCAGGCCGCCACGGCCCTCGAGGGCAAAACCTCCGGCACAGGCCAGGGGCTCACCACTGGCCACGTAGGCCTCAATCTCCCCGGTGCTGAGTGCGGCGAAGTGCACCCGGGTGGTCACCACCGCCTGCAGCGGCGCGGGTCGCCGCACCAGGGCATGGCCGGTGTGCAGGTCGCCCCAACCACCGGCCATGCGCCGCCAGCGGGCCACCGCCTCGGCGGCATCCCGGGGTTTGCCCCACACCTCCCCCTGCACCACCAGCAGGGAGTCGCAGCCCAGCACCCCCAGGGACGGCCACGCCGCCCCGGAACTCAGCCTCTCCGCCACGGCCTGCGCCTTGGCGAGGGCCAGCCGTTGCACGAGCCGCAGCGGATCCTGCTCCTGGATCCCCTCCTCATCCACGCCGCTCACCTGGACCCTGTGGGGGACGCCGGCCTGCTCCAGCAGGCGACGCCGGGCAGGAGAAGCGGAAGCCAAAAGGAGCAAAGGAGGTGCCGGCATGGTTCTCCAGCCTGCCCGTCGGTTGGGGAGAATGGGGCCATGCCAAAGGCCGACACCGAGTCCCTTTCCCTGGCACGGGCCGCTCTCTCGCTCCGCTGCCTGCCGTTCCGCCGCGGCTTCTACGAGGCGGTGGAAGGCCAGGCGCTCAGCAGCGAGGAGCTCGCCCAAATGACCGGTCCCGCCTCCCCGCTCACCTTCGGTCCCCTCAGCAGCGATCGGGCCGAGGACCATTTCCTCTGGCTGATCCGGCTGGGAGTGCTGCGCCGGGAAGTTGACGGCCAGGGACTGACCGAACGGGTGCGGCTGACGCCCTTGGGCCGCCAGGTGCTGCGGCGATGGTCCAGCGAGATCCCCCGGGCGGGACGGCGGGAGCGGATCGTGGAAGCGTTGCGTCGCCACCGCCCCCGCCTTTGACCCGCCCCCACCCCACCGCACCCCGGCCGCTGATGGTGCTGGGCACCAGCAGCGGCGCTGGCAAATCACTCATGACCGCCGCCCTCTGTCGCGTGCTGCGGCGCCGGGGGGAGCAGCCCCTGCCCTTCAAGGGGCAGAACATGAGCCTCAACGCCTGGGTCGACCAGCAGGGCGGTGAGATGGCCTACTCCCAGGCCCTGCAGGCCTGGGCTGCCGGCCTGGAGCCCCAGGTGGCGATGAATCCGGTGTTGCTCAAACCCAGGGGCGACAGCACCAGTGAGGTGATCCATCTGGGCCGCTCGGTGGGCACCGCCCGGGCGGAGCACTACTACCGCGACTGGTTCCGGGCCGGCTGGGCAGCGATCCGCACGGGTCTGACGGAGCTGCAGGAGGCCCACCCCGGCGGCCGGCTGGTGCTCGAGGGGGCTGGCAGCCCGGTGGAGGTGAATCTGCAGGCCAGGGACCTGACCAACCTGCGGCTGGCCCAGTACCTGCGGGCCCGCTGCCTGCTGGTGGCGGACATCGAACGGGGTGGCGTCTTTGCCCAGATCGTCGGAACGCTGGCCCTGCTGCGGCCGGTGGAGCGCCCCCTGATCGGCGGCCTGCTGATCAACCGCTTCCGCGGCCGCCGATCCCTGTTCGATGCGGGCCGGCTCTGGCTGGAGCAGGAGACCGGCCTGCCGGTGCTCGGCGTGATGCCCTGGCTCGATGAGCTGTTCCCACCGGAAGACTCCCTCGATCTCCTGGAGAGGGGCAGCCGTAAGTCCCGGAGCGAGCTCAGCATCGCTGTGCTGCGGCTGCCCTCCGTGAGCAACTTCTCCGAT
It contains:
- a CDS encoding nucleoside triphosphate pyrophosphatase — protein: MLLLASASPARRRLLEQAGVPHRVQVSGVDEEGIQEQDPLRLVQRLALAKAQAVAERLSSGAAWPSLGVLGCDSLLVVQGEVWGKPRDAAEAVARWRRMAGGWGDLHTGHALVRRPAPLQAVVTTRVHFAALSTGEIEAYVASGEPLACAGGFALEGRGGLVVERLEGCFSNVIGLSLPLLRHWLDPGLLAQAAG
- a CDS encoding Npun_F0494 family protein, with product MPKADTESLSLARAALSLRCLPFRRGFYEAVEGQALSSEELAQMTGPASPLTFGPLSSDRAEDHFLWLIRLGVLRREVDGQGLTERVRLTPLGRQVLRRWSSEIPRAGRRERIVEALRRHRPRL
- a CDS encoding cobyric acid synthase; the encoded protein is MVLGTSSGAGKSLMTAALCRVLRRRGEQPLPFKGQNMSLNAWVDQQGGEMAYSQALQAWAAGLEPQVAMNPVLLKPRGDSTSEVIHLGRSVGTARAEHYYRDWFRAGWAAIRTGLTELQEAHPGGRLVLEGAGSPVEVNLQARDLTNLRLAQYLRARCLLVADIERGGVFAQIVGTLALLRPVERPLIGGLLINRFRGRRSLFDAGRLWLEQETGLPVLGVMPWLDELFPPEDSLDLLERGSRKSRSELSIAVLRLPSVSNFSDLDPLEAESSVQLLWRRPGEPLGQPDAVILPGSKQTLRDLASLRSSGLAEALQAYVARGGQVFALCGGLQMLGQELHDPEGLEGDRSGDRAAGLGLLPLRTVFAGSKALRQRRSRALWPPGPGEPPLVEGFELHQGRSELMDQAGCAPLAEDGQLGWWAASGTQGGLVAGTYLHGIFENGPWRRRWLNQLRQRRQLPPLDEHQPHHARQRDALLDRLADAFEAHVDLAPLLASTGR